In Miscanthus floridulus cultivar M001 chromosome 5, ASM1932011v1, whole genome shotgun sequence, one genomic interval encodes:
- the LOC136452709 gene encoding protein CHLORORESPIRATORY REDUCTION 41, chloroplastic-like has product MDVSFRAASRRQSPFLSLSPNRTAIRFCRLIPSSVMAASFLRPLLPPQPLLCARRPHLPAALTTTVRCTAAPKPATSTPKPSQEEANIRALQQVVPQVEPNGGAATPDEANGSNPNSIPDEETPASATVTTSFAVARRLPSAISPDRRPRTALTQEEPPNYEIGWKRTKPLPLEKSRGWAIADFLEKLDGLLARGRYGSAQLLGTVAGVVTERAREEAEVLVAEGGVEERVVTELFRVLRLVEMDVEMVKAAVKEETVKERVETARARCRQAILVALSL; this is encoded by the coding sequence ATGGACGTCTCTTTCCGCGCGGCGAGCCGGCGACAGAGCCCATTTCTAAGCTTATCTCCAAATCGCACAGCCATCCGCTTCTGTCGTCTCATCCCATCATCCGTCATGGCGGCCTCCTTCCTCAGGCCCCTCCTCCCTCCCCAACCCCTCCTCTGCGCCCGCAGACCCCACCTCCCCGCTGCTCTCACCACCACCGTACGCTGCACTGCCGCGCCCAAACCGGCAACCTCGACGCCGAAACCCAGCCAGGAAGAGGCCAACATCCGAGCACTACAGCAAGTAGTACCGCAAGTAGAACCCAACGGCGGCGCCGCCACTCCGGACGAGGCGAACGGCAGCAACCCCAACAGCATCCCCGACGAGGAGACCCCGGCGTCGGCGACGGTGACCACCTCCTTCGCGGTGGCTCGGCGGCTGCCGTCCGCCATCTCCCCGGACCGGCGGCCGCGGACGGCGCTGACGCAGGAGGAGCCGCCCAACTACGAGATCGGGTGGAAGCGCACCAAGCCGCTGCCGCTGGAGAAGTCCCGGGGGTGGGCCATCGCCGACTTCCTGGAGAAGCTGGACGGCCTGCTGGCGCGCGGGCGGTACGGGTCCGCGCAGCTGCTGGGCACCGTGGCCGGCGTGGTGACGGAGCGCGCCCGCGAGGAGGCCGAGGTCCTGGTGGCCGAGGGCGGCGTGGAGGAGCGCGTCGTCACGGAGCTCTTCCGCGTGCTCCGCCTCGTGGAGATGGACGTGGAGATGGTCAAGGCGGCCGTCAAGGAGGAGACCGTCAAGGAGCGCGTCGAGACGGCGCGCGCCCGCTGCCGCCAGGCCATCCTCGTCGCCCTCTCGCTCTGA